Below is a genomic region from Telmatobacter sp. DSM 110680.
TTCATGTTGTAGAAAGCTTTGCCGCCTGTCTCTTGGGCTAGCATATCCATCGTTGAATCACTTGAATTTTTTTTCTGCCGCTCGTTTTGCAGTCCGCCAGAAAGTCCACCCTCGCCGGCACTTGGAGCATCCCCGGTAACAGCCGGAGGAGGTCCAAGCAACTGCGGCGCAGATGTGATCGTGGGATCAAGTAAATTCTCTGCCTGGTAATAGCGTGGAACATCCGCGCCCCGCACATCCACCGGGTAAATTGCCACTCGAGCTGCCGCGAGCATATTGATTGTCTTGTCGATCGAGCCTTCAAAACGCATCGATGTCTGTCCAAACAACTCAAGTGGAAATGCGCCTGACATCCAAATCACATTCTTGCGGCCTGGAAACGATCCCAGGAATGCGGCCAGCTGATTCAAATTCTGCAGCGTTCTGTATTCACGATCGCTGTCCTGGGAGTAATGCGTCTCCTGCAGAAATTGCTGAAATGCCGCGATTGACTGTGGAGAAACGGAGAATGCAACTTGATTCGATCCCGCCGCTTCCATCTCGGTCATCATTTCGAGCGTCTTGCCCTCCGCGTGAGACTCCTCCTGCGACTCCAGCAATACCGCTGGCTCCGACTTGTCATTCTTGCGGTAGCCTAGAGCCGCGGCCAAGAGCGCCGGGTCGTCTGAAAAACCCTGGATGAAACTCAACCGCATCGACATCGTAAAGATAGCGAGTCTCGTTCCTGGCTTGAGGGTCTTCAGGTAATGCTCCGCCGCCTTCTTCAGATACATCTGGTCAGCCATCGGAGTGTTCAAGGCATCCAGCACCAGGACATTTACTGCCGGAGGCATCGGAAGCGGAGAGAAATTGGTGAACTCATTCGGAGGCATCTGCGGGAGAGTCCCGTTTCGTCTGCTGCTAGCCAGCGACTCGGCATTGTGTTCTTCGAAATATCCGATCGACTGCTTCTTGCCCTCTTCCAGCACTCTGAAGTCGCCCTGCTTCAGGCCCTTTACTGGATTGCCGTTTTTATCGGTAACAATCACGTCTACCAAGACTGCGCGACTGTTCACTCTCAAGGTGGTCTCAGGCAGGGAATTTGTCGAGTCATTGCTCTGAGCCAACAAGGCCGTGGCACATATAGCTGCAAATGCGGTGATTCCCATCCTTAGACGCTTCATGCGAGGACCTCCCACGCTCGGAAAGACTAGCACCTTGCTAATGCTGTCGTCCCGGTAAAACCATCCGTTTTAGGGCTGCTTGATCTGCCCACTGGCTGCCGGACTGCCCGGCTTGAATTGTTCGCCACCACTTGGTGGCCTTTCGATAGGCTTTTCCGGCGAAGAATGGCTATTGCCTGCTTCATCAAAGATCATGGTGACATTGGAGCCGAACCGGTGGTAATTCGAGAAAATCGTTTGGTTAACCATCATCACCGGCTTCCGAAGTTTATGGTTCCCATGCGCGCAGCCATTCGCTTCCTCATTCATAAAAGTCAGGCTTCGCAATGGGCAGATCGATCGGCGGTTGCCGAGTACCACCAAGCCATATTCGATGACGCTAGCCACATGCGTTACCGGATCGCCGGGCTTTGACTCCGCCGCCAAAGTGATCCGCAGAATGGCGCCGCTCTTTGGGTCCAATGCCAGTTCGCCGCTATAGCCGGGCAAGTCGTGAAACGAAACATGGTCCTGGCACGCATCCGTGACCTCGTAGTGGGAGAATTCTCGAGGAACGGAATATCGAAAAGCAGCCGCCGGACCCGCCATAGATTGCTCCCAGTGGTCGAATGCGATGCTGCCCTTCTCCACATCCATCAGCACCACGGCCGCTTCGGCTCCGAATTCACCACGACTTTCCAAACCATTGTCTTTTCTTTTTACCTGCCCCGGCCCGGCTCCCTCGTCGGTGACTTCCTGTCCATCACGGAAAGTGATCCTTCGCTGTTCTGATCCAACGCGATGAAGCCCGGCTTGATCGGCTGTTGCCTGGAAATATTTCATGGCCATCGGGGAATCGTCGAATCGAGTTGTCGTTTGCGTTGCCATGAAATTCGGCAAGTGTGATAACTCGCGCAGCACGTACGAACGCGACTCCTGGAGCATCTTCTGTTGCGCTGCTGCATCCGGCGGCGGGCGAAGGATCTGTTCGGCCGCTGGCAGCCTCAATAAGGCGGAGCGATCCGCCAGCTGTTCGAGTGCCTGTTGCACGTGTGCGCCGAGATTGTATTTCCCAACAAATCGGTACATAGTGAGCGTGCTTAGACGCTCCGTCAGTTCGATTCCCGCAACCTTGGGTAAAAGCTCGTCGTCCTGATCGAGTTGCTGCAACAGATCGCCATCACTGATCTCCCCGATCTCTTCGGGTGCGCCTTGTTTTACCATCTTCGCGGTTTGCGGTAGATGAGCCGCATGCTGCGCGAGAATCCCCTCAAGTTGACTCACAGTCATTTTTTCGCTGGCGCTCGCTGGTAAAACGAGTGCCGACGAAATCCCGATGAGTAACAGCAATCTCATCAAAAGAGACCCTTCCGCTGACCCGCGCGATCCTTAATGGTCCAACCTGAGAACTTGCGCCGAAGATCGTTAGCTCCTCCATTTGCGGGAACCAACGTTAGCCCCCGATTCTAGCGCAATTATCCTCCGCAAATGTCTCAGAATCTTCATGCAGTCGTGCGTTGCCCTCGCCGGTGTTAACCTTTCCATAGCTTTAGCGACAAAGTTTTTATGTCTCTGAAAAAGCCAACTCGCCGCGAATTCCTCGTTGCGGGTTCAACTGCGGCCATCGCCGCCGCGGTCCCTGCTAACACTTCCGATGCTGCCTCGCGGCCAAACGCAGCCCCAGCATTTGCGGCGTTAGATGGCGAATTGCTGCCGTTCTCCCCTGCGGACCTAGCTCAGCCAGGTTCCCAAAGGACTTTCAACGGAGATAGAGCAACCCAAGTTGCCATGCCTATTGGGGGTCTCGGCGCCGGATGCGTCTGCGTCAATGGCTCTGGCGGCTTGCAGGACTTCTGTATTCGAACCCGTCCAGAAACCACTGCACTCCCGGCAGGATTCACCTCGAATTCCGGTGAAGCCGCCTTCGCCATTCTTCATGTAAAGGGTGCAACTCCTGTCACCAAGCTCATTGAAGGGCCGTTCCCTCCTTTCAAAATTTTTGACCAGGGATTGCAGGGGCAGGGATTGCGCCGCGGCGGATCCGAAGGGTTTCCGCGCTTTGAGAAGTGCAACTTTCGCGGTGAGTTCCCTTTCGCGGAGGCTCGGTTTGCCGATCAGGCTATTCCGCTCGACATATCTCTCGTAGCCTGGAACCCCTTCATTCCACTCGACGACAAGAACTCCGGCATCCCTTGCGCCATCCTTGAGTACACGTTTCGCAACACGGCGTCACGTGCAGTCGACTATGAGTTTTCCTACCATCTTTCGCATCTAGCGCCTGGCTGTCGCCCCGACCAGGCCGCCAGTGCCAATAGCGTGATACCAGGCAAGGGTGCTTTTCTTTTCAATCGAGAATCGCCCAACGCAGAGGCCTACGGCAGTGCCACCCTGACCACCATCGGCGCAAAACCCAAGATAAAGGCTATGTGGCTGCGCAGCCCGGGCTGGGAATTCGATTCCCTTTCCGCTCTATGGCGAGAGGTTTCCTCCGGGAACTTCACCACCAATGAAGGATCAAACACTACCGACAATGCGGGCCGCAACGGTGCTTCTATCTTGTTGGAGG
It encodes:
- a CDS encoding VWA domain-containing protein; this translates as MKRLRMGITAFAAICATALLAQSNDSTNSLPETTLRVNSRAVLVDVIVTDKNGNPVKGLKQGDFRVLEEGKKQSIGYFEEHNAESLASSRRNGTLPQMPPNEFTNFSPLPMPPAVNVLVLDALNTPMADQMYLKKAAEHYLKTLKPGTRLAIFTMSMRLSFIQGFSDDPALLAAALGYRKNDKSEPAVLLESQEESHAEGKTLEMMTEMEAAGSNQVAFSVSPQSIAAFQQFLQETHYSQDSDREYRTLQNLNQLAAFLGSFPGRKNVIWMSGAFPLELFGQTSMRFEGSIDKTINMLAAARVAIYPVDVRGADVPRYYQAENLLDPTITSAPQLLGPPPAVTGDAPSAGEGGLSGGLQNERQKKNSSDSTMDMLAQETGGKAFYNMNDLSEIIGKVTDQSSNFYTISYSPTNSRMDGSYRKIELKVGDNEHYKLSYRQGYIARDDALPGAAQGRQEQAAESASQNPTRLDPLEPFMVFGMPESEQILYKTLVQQMNAKATGTAAAKPSLNGPLDRYSVDFALDLDDLHLKLGQDGVHTGRLNLSMIVYDKYGRAASREDHLVNLAIKPDAYAAFQKTGLQMHGQIAAPKGQYWLRTGVYDEASHKVGTLEIPLNAVKRSVASK